GCTTTGTCTGTTTGGTAGGCACTAAGAAAGGCCTGCTTTTGAGTATCATTCCAGGCTAGGACCTGGCTATAGGCATCGGCAATTTGCTCCTTGCGCCAACCTTCGGGAATACGAATATACCGATAATATGGATCCGCCAGGTTTTGAGTGTATCCAATCATATCAATGCCCATGATGGCTAGTCGCTGTCCGAGGTCAGTAGAGGTAAAAAAGACCACCCCGGCAATAATCAAGCCCATCAAGAGCAAGCTGATACCAAGGGTTTTTTTAGGTGCTGACTTTTTCATTCTAGGATATAATTGATCTTACAGACTCTATTATACCTTATTATACCCGTGTCGCGTAATAAAAACAGCCTGAAAGCGTCATAATCTATGAAAAAGCGACATTTAAAACCTTCGCATAGCCAGTTCCTTGTCTACTACGAGCAATACGCCGATCCTCTTTTTCGATTTTGCTATCACAAGACATCAGATAGGGAAGTCGCAAAAGACATTACTCAAGACGCATTTGTCAGGACGTGGGAGTATCTCATCCGAGGCGGAGAGATAGACAACATGCGAGCTTTTTTGTACCGGACTGCCAACAACATGATCGTGGATCATTACCGTCGACATACCATGTCTTCACTCAATGATCTGACGGAGCAGGGCTTTGATCCTGTCTTTGAAAATGAGTCAGATCCTACCGATCGTCTTGATGGGGCCATAGCCATAAAGATTTTGGATACTATGGATCCACGACACAAGGAGGTTATTTTGCTGAGGTATGTTGAGGAACTTTCAATAAAGGAAATTGCAAAAATAATCGAGGAAAAAGAGAACACCGTATCGGTCCGACTGCATCGAGCGTTAAAGGAGCTAAAGGATATATACAGCAATGTTGGTAGGAAGCCTGGAAATCCAGAAAAAAAGAACCAAAAAAATGAATCCGAAAATTAAAAACAGTCTAAATATTTTGAAACAAGACAAACTCACTCCAAATGAGAGGGTTTTTATGCGTTCGCAAATAGAGCGGACCATGGCTAAGCATGCTCCTAAGCATCCGGTGGCTTCTCCTTTCTACACTTTCTTCGAAATCACAGCCCGCATGTCCGCTTCAGTTTATTCCTTCTCTCGCAAACGAGCGGTGCCCTTCGCTTTGGTGATTGCTATCCTCTTTTTAACTGCAGGGACCTCTTTTGCGGCCGAAGGTTCTCTGCCAGGAGACGTCTTGTATCCTGTAAAGATAAATGTCAACGAGCAAGTGGTTGGCCTTGTCAGTCTGACACCTTTGTCCAAGGCTTCCTGGGCTGTTACAACAGCTGAGCGTCGCTTGGATGAAGCCACCCAGCTTTCTATTGAAGGCAGATTGGACGATAGTACTCGGGAGCAGCTCCAGCAAGCTTTCAATGAAAAGGCGGCTCAAGTCAAAGCCAGCGTGACGGCTCTCTCTTCGGACAATCAAGCGACCGAGGCTGAGGACCTTGCCACCTCTTTTTCATCCTCCCTCAAGACGCATGAGATTGTTTTGTCTAAAATCTCAAGCAAAAAGGGTCCACAGCAGATCAAGCACATTGCCGCATTGATTGGCAATCTAAAAACCGAAATAGCTAGCACAACTGAGGTCAAAGATGTTATTAGGGCTCAGATAGTAGCTAGCAGCACCAGTGATGATGCCACCGGCAAGACCAGCATTTCTGCAAAAATTGCCTCTTTGGAAAATAAAATTTCTCAGCTTGATGCAAGTTATAATGCCTCTGTTGGGCTGCTTGGGACTACTACTATCTCGACGGTCTCAACAAATAGAAAAAATAGTCTGGATATTATTTCTCATGTCTCTACTGTTCTTGCGGCTACAAGTAGTCTTGATTTTAAGACGAGAACAGAATTAATAGGTGATTTGGGCCAGGGCCTCCAGATGATAAGCGACGCTAGGAGTTTGATTGATTTGGAAACCAATTCATCATCTGATGTGAAAAATGCAATAAATATAAGTCCGGACTCTAGCGCTACTTCCACGACGACTCTCAATTTTAGCTCACTTGCAGGCACGAGTACGGACAGTACCGGTAGTTCCTCCGGTTCGGGAAGTACTACAGCCACAAGCACCTTAGATATAAATACTGAAGTATCTTCTAGCACAGCGGCAACGTCTACGATTGATGTAGCATCGAGCACAGTGACAGTTGCCAACTAACTCTATAGGTCAATTAAGTTGTCCACTTGAGCGGAACTATTTTTAATAGTAGAATAAGCTCATATTTTTATGTCTGAGCTCCTTGTCCATACTATATTTTACAGTAGTTCAATCGTCATTAGCCTCGGACTAGGTTTGGCTGTACTCATCAACAATCCTCGCAAAGGATTAAACATTTTTTATTTTCTCACAACGCTGTGCTACAGCATATTTGCGGTAGCCTATACCGTTGGGGTAACTATTTCAGATCCTATTCTTTCACATAGGGTATTGCTTTTTACAATGGTCAATATTTTGACCCTTTGTTTCAATACCGCTTGGGTTT
This DNA window, taken from Candidatus Paceibacterota bacterium, encodes the following:
- a CDS encoding RNA polymerase sigma factor, which encodes MKKRHLKPSHSQFLVYYEQYADPLFRFCYHKTSDREVAKDITQDAFVRTWEYLIRGGEIDNMRAFLYRTANNMIVDHYRRHTMSSLNDLTEQGFDPVFENESDPTDRLDGAIAIKILDTMDPRHKEVILLRYVEELSIKEIAKIIEEKENTVSVRLHRALKELKDIYSNVGRKPGNPEKKNQKNESEN
- a CDS encoding DUF5667 domain-containing protein, coding for MLVGSLEIQKKRTKKMNPKIKNSLNILKQDKLTPNERVFMRSQIERTMAKHAPKHPVASPFYTFFEITARMSASVYSFSRKRAVPFALVIAILFLTAGTSFAAEGSLPGDVLYPVKINVNEQVVGLVSLTPLSKASWAVTTAERRLDEATQLSIEGRLDDSTREQLQQAFNEKAAQVKASVTALSSDNQATEAEDLATSFSSSLKTHEIVLSKISSKKGPQQIKHIAALIGNLKTEIASTTEVKDVIRAQIVASSTSDDATGKTSISAKIASLENKISQLDASYNASVGLLGTTTISTVSTNRKNSLDIISHVSTVLAATSSLDFKTRTELIGDLGQGLQMISDARSLIDLETNSSSDVKNAINISPDSSATSTTTLNFSSLAGTSTDSTGSSSGSGSTTATSTLDINTEVSSSTAATSTIDVASSTVTVAN